A stretch of Lathyrus oleraceus cultivar Zhongwan6 chromosome 6, CAAS_Psat_ZW6_1.0, whole genome shotgun sequence DNA encodes these proteins:
- the LOC127095827 gene encoding uncharacterized protein LOC127095827, producing METWDDSESEAPESDSEEEQANVAFMPTTSRSSSETESDSKENLRQKFKNLKKVHEGTIEECEKLEKEVFELKENNFILEREKDFSTKKCSKLEETFSKAPPTSDTIINKYDKVFQKFLNNILDRSKMASMIYGIYVDDIIFGSANPSVCQEVSKLLQEEFEMSLMQELKFKKLSDESNTSENPTKVRTNWNRFIRWMTYEIFKMKGLSEQVRNEFIRGAKERLEARLEKEAAEKAEREAAKKAAKEAAEKAAAEAVVEEKDEQEAEVSMAAKAA from the exons ATGGAAACATGGGACGACTCTGAATCTGAAGCTCCagaatctgattctgaagaggagCAAGCAAACGTAGCATTCATGCCCACTACCTCTAGAAGTTCATCTGAAACAGAGTCTGACTCTAAAGAG AACCTTCGACAGAAATTCAAGAACCTGAAAAAGGTTCATGAAGGGACTATTGAAGAGTGTGAAAAGCTTGAGAAAGAGGTTTTTGAACtcaaagaaaataattttattcttgAAAGAGAAAAGGATTTTTCAACTAAGAAATGTTCAAAACTTGAGGAAACTTTTTCCAAAGCTCCACCTACTTCTGACACTATCATAAACAAATATGATAAAGTCtttcagaaatttctgaacaACATCCTTGATAGAAGTaaaatggcttctatgatctATGGT atttatgttgatgatataatatttggttctgctaacccCTCTGTTTGCCAAGAAGTTTCTAAGTTATTGCAGGAAGAATTTGAgatgagcttaatgcaagaactaaa GTTCAAGAAGCTCTCTGACGAATCCAACACCAGTGAGAATCCTACTAAAGTAAGGACTAACTGGAACAGATTCATCAGATGGATGACTTATGAGATCTTCAAGATGAAgggcctctctgaacaagtcagaaatgaaTTCATTAGAGGTGCTAAGGAAAGGCTAGAAGCTCGGTTGGAGAAGGAAGCGGCTGAAAAGGCTGAAAGGGAAGCAGCTAAGAAAGCTGCCAAGGAGGCTGCTGAGAAAGCAGCTGCAGAAGCTGTTGTCGAAGAGAAAGATGAGCAAGAAGCAGAAGTATCAATGGCCGCAAAAGCTGCTTAG